TCCACGCGGCTGTCGGCACCGGCTTCTAATGTGCCTTCCATGCGCTTCCTGCACACCTCCGACTGGCACCTGGGTCGCCGCTTCCACGGCGCCTCGTTGCTGACTGCGCAGGCCCGCTACCTGGACCATCTGGTCCAGACCGTGCGCGCGGAGCGGGTCGACGCCGTGCTCGTCGCGGGCGACGTCTACGACCGGGCGCTGCCCGCGCCGGACAGCATCGAGTTGCTGGACGAGAACCTGGCCCGGCTGCGTGACGCGGGCGCCGCGGTCGTGCTCTCGTCGGGCAACCACGACTCGGCGATCCGGCTCGGCTTCGGCTCGCGCGTGCTCGAACACGGTGGCGTGCACATCCGCACCCGGGTCGGGTCCGTCGGACGGCCGGTGCTGCTCGGCGACGTCGCGATCTACCCGCTGCCCTACCTGGAGCCGGCCCTGACGGCGCCGGCACTGGACGCCACCGAGCCGACCCACGCCGGTGTCCTGCGGGCCGCGATGCGGCGGGTGCACGCGGACCTGATCGGCAGGAACGTTCCGGGCGTCGTCATGGCGCACGCGTTCGTCGTGGGCGCCACGTCGTGCGAGTCCGAGCGGGACATCAGTGTCGGCGGTGCCAGCGCGGTTCCCGCAGCGACCTTCTCGGGCCTGGCGTATGCCGCGCTCGGCCACCTGCACGGCGCCCAGCAGGTCGGCGAGGTCGGCCGTTACAGCGGCTCACCGGTGGCCATGTCGTTCTCGGAAGCGACGCAGCGCAAGAGTTCCGTGCTGGTCGACATCAGCGACGGCGAGGTCACGACGCAGCTCGTCGATGCGCCGGTGGACCGGCCTCTGGCGATCCTGCGTGGCACGCTCGCGGAGCTGCTGTCCGACCCCGGTCTGGCGCACGCCGAGGACTCCTGGTGCCAGGTGACGCTCACCGATGCCACGCGGCCGTTGGGGGCCATGGAGCAGTTGCGCCGACGGTTCCCGCACACCGCGCAACTGCTCTTCGACCAGCCGGTGCCGCGGCTGCAGGGCGCCCGGTACACCGCCCGTGTCGCCGGCCGGGGCACCCTCGACCTGTGCTGCGACTTCCTGGCGCACACGCGCGACGGCGCCGGGCCGACCGACGACGAGCGCCGGCTGCTGCGCACCGCCGTCGAGGCGACCCGGGTCGCCGGTGACGCACACGAGGGCCCCGCCCGCACCCGCGCCGTCGACGGTGTGGCATGAAACTGCATCGCCTGCGGTTGCAGGCGTTCGGGCCGTTCGCCGGCTGCGAGGAGATCGACTTCGACGACCTGGCCGCCGACGGACTGCACCTCATCCACGGCCCGACCGGCGCGGGCAAGTCCAGCATCCTCGACGCGATCTGCTTCGCTCTCTTCTCCGGAGTCCCCGGCAGCCGCATGCAGGGACGCAACAGCTTGCACAGCGACCACGCGGCACCGACCACCCGACCCGAGGTCGAGTTGGAGTTCACCGTCGGCGGCCGGCGGTTGCGGGTGCAACGCTCGCCGGAGCACCAGGTCGCGAAGAAGCGCGGCACCGGTACCCGGTCCCAGCGTGGTGCCGTGCACCTGGAAGAGCTGCGGTCCGGTCGGTGGGCGACGGTCAGCACCCGTGCCGACGAGGTCGGCCAGGTGATCGGCGAATTGCTCGGCATGGGCCTGGCGCAGTTCGCCCAGGTCATGCTGCTCCCCCAGGGCGAGTTCACCGCGTTCCTGCGCGCCAAACCCGACGACCGGGGCAAGTTGCTGGAGCGGCTGTTCGACATCAGCGACTTCGCAGCCGTCGAGCAGTGGCTGGTCGACCACCGCAGGACCCTCGAGACCGAGACCACTCGCGCCGACGCCCGGCGCGCCGCGCTGGTCGCGCGGGCGCGGGAGGCGCTGAGCGCCATACCCACCGACGATGCGCACCAGAGCACCCCGTGGCCCGATCTCGACGACGCCGGTGGCGTAGCCGCGCTGCACGCGCTGTGCGAGCACCTCTCGGAGCGACTCACGGAGGCGCTGGCCGAGGCGGACGGTGCGACCGCCACGGCCGAGCGGCTGCGTGCGCGGCTGGCCGACGAACGCACGCTCGCGGGTCTCCAGGGCCAGGCGCACGGCGCCCAGCAGGTCCTCGACAGACTCGCCGCGCAGGCAGCCACGGTCACCGCCGCCGAGCAGCAACTGGAGCGCGCACGCAGAGCCGACGGTTGTCGTGCGGCCATTGCTGCCGTGCAACGCCGGCGGGTGGCGCTCCGGTCTGCAGCAGCCGCGACTCGTGACGCACGCGGCGCCTTGGCCGCGTCGAGCCGCTGGCCGGTTCCCGAGGCGCACGGTTCGGGTGCGATCTCCGAGAGCGCGCTGCAGCCGCTGCACGAGCGGGCGCTCGCCGGCAGCACGGCACTGGCCGGGCAGCCGGAGTTGGTGCGGCAGTCCGAGGCGACGGAAGCGGAGTTGCGGTCAGCGGAGCGGGAGCACGAGCGCGCACACGACAGCGCGGTCCGATGCGCGGCCGCCGTCGCCGATGTCGCCGCACAGGTCACCGCCCTCACCACACGCCTCGACGACCGCCGCCCGCGTGCGGCCACCGATCGGCAGTGGCGGGCGTTGCTGACGTGGGTCGACGCCGCCGGTCGGGCGGCCGGTGCGGCGGTCACCGATCTCGAGCACGCGTTGCAGTGCGAGGACGAGCGCCGGGTCGCGCAGCAGGAGTGGGCGGCCGCGGAGCAGGGGGTGATCCGGTTGCGCCAGGCACGTCTGACGGGCATCGCCGCGGAGCTGGCGGCCGACCTGCGGCACGGTGCCCCCTGTCCGGTGTGCGGGTCCGTCGATCATCCGCACCCGGCACCGACCGACCCGGACCACGTCGACGCCGAACAGGTGGCCGCCGCCGAGGAGGTCGCGGCCGCCGCGCTGTCACGGTCCGAACGCACCGCATCCCGGTGGTCCGCGGCCGGCGGACGGGCCGAGCGCAGCTGCGGACTGCTCCGGGACGCCCTCGATCCGCCCGATCCGGACGTCGAGCACCCGCCGTCGGCCGACGCCGGCCTCGACGCCGCACTCGCCGAGCTGCGCTCGATCGCCACCGCGGCACGCCCGGGCGTCATCGGGCTGGGAGACACCCTCGCGACCGAGTCGCGAGCAGTCGGCGGGGACGACCTGCTCCTGCTGCAGACGCTGCGTGCGACGCTCGGCGCCGTGCGTGACACGGTCGCCGAGGGTGCCGCGTCGGCTGCCGGCGCCGCCGACGAGGTTCGAGCGCTCGAGGACCGGCTCGAGCAGCTGCGCGCCGACGAACTCACCGCCGAGCAGACAGCCGCAGCAGCAGCCGAGACCGCACGGAGCGCGCAGGGCCGCGTCGCGGCGCTGGAAAACCGGCTCGCCGCGGCCCGCGAGCGACTCGACGAGCTGATCCACGAGCACGACACGGTGTGCGGGTGCTCGGGCGAGACCGACCCTGCTGCGGCTCACCTCCGCTGCGTCCAGCAGCTGACTGCGCTGACGACCGCCGCCCAGGCCGAACGCGTCGCCGCCACGGAAGCCGCCAGCGCACTCGACGACGTCGACGAGGCGCTCCGTGAGCACCGGTTCGAGGACCTCGCGGCCGCCACGGCGTCCGTGCTCCCCGAGGCGGACCAGCGGCGGCTCCGTTCCGTGGTCGACGATGCGCGGACCGAGCACGCCAAGGCGACCGGCGTGCTGGAGCAGCCCGAGGTGGCGGCCGCACTCGCCGGCGGTCCCGCCGACGTCGCCGGTGTCACCGCGGAGCTGTCGGTGGCCGAGCGGTCGGCACGGCACACCCAGGAGGCCGTGGGTGACGTGCGCCGCGCGTTGCAGAGCATCGAGCGCATCGCCGACGACCTGCAGGCGCACGACGAACACAGCGCGCCGCTGCATCGGCAACTGGCCGTGGCGACATCGCTGTCGGCCGCGGTGACCGGCTCCGGGGACAACGTCATGCGGATGCGTCTCACGGCATACGTGCTGGCCGCCCGGCTGGAGACCGTCACCGCCCTCGCCAACGAGCGGTTGCAGGTGATGAGCGGCGGCCGCTACCAGTTGGAGCACACCGACGAGAAAGCCGGCCGCGGCACCAAGAGCGGTCTCGGCCTGCGGGTGCGCGATGCGTGGACCGGGACGGCGCGGGAGACCTCGACCCTCTCCGGCGGCGAGTCCTTCATCGCCTCGCTGGCTCTCGCCCTCGGGCTCGGCGACGCGGTCCTGCAGGCCGCCGGCGGCCGAAGTCTGGAGACGCTGCTGGTCGACGAGGGCTTCGGATCCCTCGACGAGGACAGCCTCGACCAGGTGCTAGACGTGCTCGACGCGCTGCGGGCCGGCGGCCGCAGCATCGGCATCGTCAGTCACGTGCCCGAGTTGCGTGCGCGCATCCCGGCACAGATCCGCGTGCACAAGACGGTCCGGGGGTCGACGCTGCAGGTGGTCGCCGCGGGCGCGGCTTGACCTGCCCCGCTGTGCGTCGCCACGCCGCGGACGTCTCGGCATCGCCCGCTGCCGCATGGGAAACTGTGCACGTGCGGCCTATCAAGCAGTCCAAGAAGCTCCAGCACGTCCGGTATGACGTTCGGGGACCGATCCTCGTCGAAGCGGAGAAGCTGGAGGCCCAGGGGCACCGGATCCTGAAACTCAACATCGGCAACACCGCGCCGTTCGGCTTCGAGGCCCCCGACGCCGTGCTGCGCGACATGATCCACAACCTGCCGCAGTCCCAGGGCTACAGCGACAGCCGCGGGATCTACTCCGCCCGCACGGCCGTGGCGCACTACTACCAGTCCCACGGGCTCACCGACACCGGCGTCGAGGACGTGTTCATCGGCAACGGGGTCTCCGAGCTGATCAGCATGGTGCTGCAGGCCTTCGTCGACGACGGCAACGAGATCCTCATCCCCGCACCGGACTACCCGCTGTGGACCGGCGCCGTGTCACTGGCCGGTGGCACCCCGGTGCACTACCGCTGCGACGAGAGCAACGGCTGGAACCCCGACCTCGCCGACATCGAGTCGAAGATCACCGACCACACCCATGCCCTGGTCATCATCAACCCGAACAACCCGACCGGCGCGGTCTACTCCGAGGAGACGGTCCGTGGCCTGGTCGACATCGCCCGACGGCACGACCTGGTGCTGATGGTCGACGAGATCTACGAGAAGATCCTCTTCGAGGACGCCGTGCACCACCACGCGGCGACCTTCGCCGGCGACGACGTGCTCTGCCTGACCTTCAGCGGCCTGTCGAAGGCCTACCGCGCCTGCGGCTTCCGTGCCGGCTGGTTGATGATCTCGGGTCCGCGGCATCTGGCCGCCGACTACCTGGAGGGCCTCACCCTGCTGGCCAATATGCGCATGTGCGCCAATGTGCCCGGGCAGCACGCGATCCAGACCGCCCTGGGCGGCTATCAGTCGATCAACGAACTCATCGGCCCCGGTGGCCGGTTCTACGAGCAGTCGATGACCGCGTGGCGGCTGCTCAACGAGATACCCGGGGTGAGCTGCGTCAAGCCGCGCGGAGCGCTCTACTGCTTCCCCCGGCTCGACCCGGACGTCTACCCCATCGACGACGATCAGCAGTTCGTCATCGAGTTGCTGCGCGCCGAGAAGATCCTGGTCACCCACGGCACCGGCTTCAACTGGTTCGAGCCGGACCACTTCCGCCTCGTCACGCTGCCCGACATCGAGGTGCTGACGGAGGCGATCGGCCGGATCGCCAGCTTCCTCAGTGCCGTTCGCGCGGGGGCACCGGTTGCCTCCGCACCCTCGGCATGACGATGCTGCACTGCCCCGCCACGGTGCTGCTCGCGCGGCACGGCGAGGCGGCATACGAAGCGACCACCTGGTCCGGTGAGGGCGGCTCGCTCACCCGGGCAGGCCGGGGCCAGGCCGCGGCACTCGCCGACCGGCTGCACGGCGCGCGGGTCGCACACGTCTACTGCAGCACCCTGGCCCGCGCCGTGCAGACCGCCGAGATCGCGGCCGCGAAGCTGGGCGTGGACGTGAGCACCCGGGTGGGGCTGGAGGAGTTCAGCACCGGATCGTTCGCGGGTGTCGAACGCGACACCGACCCGTTCGCCGAGACGTTCGGCCGGTGGCTCGACGGTGACCTGGACGTGCGGGTCGACGGTGGCGAGACAGGCGCCGAGGTCGTCGCCCGGGCAGGACGCGTGCTCGACGACATCGCCGATGCGCACCCCGGCGAAACGATCCTCGTCGTGTCGCACGGCGGCATCCTCACGCTCGCCGTACACAACCTGTTGATGTTCGAATCAGGCGTGCGGCCAAGGCAATTCGCCAACTGCGCGTATGCCGAGACCGAGCTGCGCGGCGACGGCTGGCGACTCACCGGCTGGTCCGACCCGGACTGAGCACCAGCCGTCCGCAGGCCCTCAGAAGACGATCCACGGAACGCCGGACAGCTGCCACACCAGCGCCTGTTTGGGGTAGTACTCGGTGATGCGCATGTTCTCCACGTCCAGCAACGAACCGCGCGGCCCGATCCTGGACGTGCTGCGCCACAGCACATGCCCCGACGGCGACACGACGCCCAGTTGAGCGTTCTTGGTGAACGTGAAGTGGGACCCGGAGACGTGAGTGTGGCTCTGCCACAACACCTTCGACCCCCAGAGGTACACGAGGTTGCCGTTCGGCTGCATCAGCAGCTTTCGGTTGACCGAGGTGTTGTCCGCGGTCGAAGCGCTCAAGGACTGCCCCGGCCACAGTCTGTGGTCGGTGGCCATCAGGCGGGCGGTGGTGCCGCTGCGCCAGACGATGTGGCCGCTCGCGTCGTAGAGCGCGAGGATGCCGGACGGCAACAACGCCAGTCGCTTTCCGCCGAGCCCGGACGTTTTGCTGTGCCAGAGCAGCGCGCCCGTCGAGTGCCGCAGCGTGATGTCACCGGTGCACGACAGCGACAGCACGGTCGCGTCACGATAGTTCTTGTGAACGCCGTGCGGGTCGGTCCGGACCCAGGTCCACAGCTGCACGCTGTAGCTACCCTTCGAGCCCGGCACGGTGGTGGCCTGGTCGATGCCCAGCAGGTCCCCGTTCAGCTGCAGGGTGAAGTCGCCGGCGTCGAACAGGCTGTGTGTGGGGTCGCGTTCCAGGTGTGTGACGTGATGGCACGCCTTCAGCACCGTCGTGCCCGTCGCCGTCGCCGCCTCCGCGGTATTGCCGGCCGCAGCCGACCCGACGAGCGCCAACGCGACCGCACACGCCGCCGTCAGCACCCGGCTCCGCCATAACCGACCCTTCATGTTCCCTCCTGATGCCCACCCTGTGTCCCGCCAACCGGAGGCTAGACCCCCGCACGTCGCCGTACGCACGGAACGGTCGAACTCGGTCCGACAGCGCACTGTAGTCCACGATCGGCGCGGCGGGTGGAGACCGGTCTCCACCCGGTCTCCACCCGCAGATCTGCCCACGGGGGGATCCGCATCCGCCGCCGAATCCCGAAGCTTGAGTCATCACCGAGCACCACTCAAGACATTCCGGAAAGGCACCCATCATGTCGGACTTCCAGCAGGCACTTCTCATCAGCGGCGGGATCGCGGTCCTGGTGCTCGCCACCCAGTGGGGGCGCCGCGCGTTCTCGCTGCATTCGGTGCTGCGGCCGCTGCTGATGATCGTCGGCGTCGGGTTCTTCTACCTGCGCGGCATGCCGACCGACCGCTCCGAACTGTGGTTGTATGCCGCGGGCCTGGGCATCGGGCTGCTCTGCGGCGCGGTCGCCACGGTCTTCACCCGCATCGAGCGCGACGCCGTCACCGGCAAGGTGATGACGGTGTCCGGCGTCGGCTTCGCGGCCACCTGGCTCGTCGTGGTCGCTGCCCGGCTGGCGTTCGTCTGGGAGGCCGAGCACAACCTGACCTTCCGGGCCCACCTCGGGTCGTTCATGATGCACCACCAGCTGCACGAGGCCGCGATCGCGCCGTTCTTCGTGATCTGGGCGCTCGCCATGGTGGTGTCCCGCATCGCGGCCAACGCGGTCCGCGCCGGTCAGCTGCCCCAGGTGCCGCAGCGCACGGTGCGGGTCGAGCGGCCCGTCGCGGCCTGACGCCATACCCCCGAGGAAGTGAGGACAGTAGCGACTCCCCCGGCCCCGCCGACGGTCACGAACCGTCGGTGGGGCCGAGGCCGTGCTGGAAGGCGAAGGTCACGGCCGCGGCCCGGTCCCGGACTCCCGCCTTCGCGAAGAGGTTGTTGATGTGCGTCTTGACGGTGCCTTCGCTCACCACCAGCCGGCGCGCGATCTCCCGGTTGGTCAGCCCCGATGCGATGAGGGTGAGCACCTCGGACTCCCGCGGGGTCAGGCCCGCGGGCGCAGCGGCCGGTGCTGCCGGTGCCGGAGCGGCGGACCGTTGCATCGCGGCCCGCACCAGCTGCTCCTGCACCTTCGGATCGAGCACCGCCTGACCGCCGGCAACCGTGCGGATCGCGGCCGCTATCTCGGCCCGCCCCGCGTCCTTGGTCAGGTACCCACGCGCACCGGCGTCCAGCGCGCGCATGATCGACGCGTCGTCGCCGTATGTCGTCAGGATCAGCACGTTGACCTCCGGCGCACGCTCGCTGAGCGCACTGGTCGCGTCGGCGCCGTCCATGACCGGCATGTTCAGGTCCATCAGGACGACCTCCGCGCGCTGCGCGATCGCGGTCGACACCGCCTGCGCACCGTCGGCCGCCGTGCCCACGACCTCGAGGTCGTCGTACAGGTCCAGCATCGCGGCCACCGACTCCCGGATCACGGTCTGGTCATCGACGACGACCACTCGAATCGGCTTGGTATCAGGTGACATCCGGACTCCCTTGGTGCATCGGCAACCTGGCCGCGACCGACCAGCCCCCGGCATACTCCCCGTCGTTCACCGGGCCGATGGAGCAGCTCCCGCCGAGCAGTTCGACCCGCTCGCGGATGCCGACCAGGCCCATTCCGCTGCCCGCACCCGCCGAGATCTCCTCGCCGGGACCATTGACCACGTCCAGCACCACGTGCTCCCCTTCACCGGCGACCCGCACACGAACGCCGGCTCCGTGCGCGTGCCGGCGCGCGTTCGTCAGCGCCTCCTGCACGATGCGCACCACCTCCTGTGCGGTCGTGGACCCCGCAGACCCGAGCTCTCCCCCGAGGTCGAGTTCCTCACCCTGCTGCACCATCCGCTGCAGCGTGGTGGGCAGGTCGATGGTGCCTTCCCGCAGCGCCCGCACCGCGCGCCGGGCCTCGCCCAGGCCCTCCACCACGAGGCCGCGCGCGGTCTGCACCGTTGCCCGGCCCTGCTCCCACTGCCCGGCCTCCAACTGCGCACCGGCCAGCTCCAGTTGGAGGCTCACGCCGGACAGCGAGTGCGCCAGCACGTCGTGGATCTCCCGGGCGATGCGTCCGCGCTCGGCCAATGCGCTTGCCCTGGCATCGGATTCAGCGGTACGGCGCGTCTGTTCGACCAGTTGCCGGCTCAGCGCCAGACTCCGGCGCCGGTTCTGCGTCGCGATGCCCGGGAGCACCGACAGTCCGATGAGCAGCACGCCCCACCACGGCCAGGGCTCGTCGGCCCCGAGGAAGTTGCTCACCAGGGAGACCGCCACCGTCACACAGGTCAGGCCGAGTGCGACGCGCGGCGGCCACACCACGCCAACATGCCCGCAGGCGAGGATCGCCATCGAGATCGCCCAGCCGTGCGCGCCGAAGACCAGCCCACCGCAGACCGCGAACGCGAGGCTGATCGCGAAGTGGGGCAGCAGACCGAGGATCCTCGCGGGCACCAGCCGTGCGTAGGCGAGGAGACCACAGACCGCGAGCAGGACATAGCTGAGCCAGAGGTGCCCCGCGAGCGGGTGGAGGATCAGGAACGCCAGCGCGAGCAACACGGTCGTGACGAACGGTTGGGCACGCTCGTCGAA
This genomic window from Flexivirga oryzae contains:
- a CDS encoding exonuclease SbcCD subunit D is translated as MRFLHTSDWHLGRRFHGASLLTAQARYLDHLVQTVRAERVDAVLVAGDVYDRALPAPDSIELLDENLARLRDAGAAVVLSSGNHDSAIRLGFGSRVLEHGGVHIRTRVGSVGRPVLLGDVAIYPLPYLEPALTAPALDATEPTHAGVLRAAMRRVHADLIGRNVPGVVMAHAFVVGATSCESERDISVGGASAVPAATFSGLAYAALGHLHGAQQVGEVGRYSGSPVAMSFSEATQRKSSVLVDISDGEVTTQLVDAPVDRPLAILRGTLAELLSDPGLAHAEDSWCQVTLTDATRPLGAMEQLRRRFPHTAQLLFDQPVPRLQGARYTARVAGRGTLDLCCDFLAHTRDGAGPTDDERRLLRTAVEATRVAGDAHEGPARTRAVDGVA
- a CDS encoding AAA family ATPase encodes the protein MKLHRLRLQAFGPFAGCEEIDFDDLAADGLHLIHGPTGAGKSSILDAICFALFSGVPGSRMQGRNSLHSDHAAPTTRPEVELEFTVGGRRLRVQRSPEHQVAKKRGTGTRSQRGAVHLEELRSGRWATVSTRADEVGQVIGELLGMGLAQFAQVMLLPQGEFTAFLRAKPDDRGKLLERLFDISDFAAVEQWLVDHRRTLETETTRADARRAALVARAREALSAIPTDDAHQSTPWPDLDDAGGVAALHALCEHLSERLTEALAEADGATATAERLRARLADERTLAGLQGQAHGAQQVLDRLAAQAATVTAAEQQLERARRADGCRAAIAAVQRRRVALRSAAAATRDARGALAASSRWPVPEAHGSGAISESALQPLHERALAGSTALAGQPELVRQSEATEAELRSAEREHERAHDSAVRCAAAVADVAAQVTALTTRLDDRRPRAATDRQWRALLTWVDAAGRAAGAAVTDLEHALQCEDERRVAQQEWAAAEQGVIRLRQARLTGIAAELAADLRHGAPCPVCGSVDHPHPAPTDPDHVDAEQVAAAEEVAAAALSRSERTASRWSAAGGRAERSCGLLRDALDPPDPDVEHPPSADAGLDAALAELRSIATAARPGVIGLGDTLATESRAVGGDDLLLLQTLRATLGAVRDTVAEGAASAAGAADEVRALEDRLEQLRADELTAEQTAAAAAETARSAQGRVAALENRLAAARERLDELIHEHDTVCGCSGETDPAAAHLRCVQQLTALTTAAQAERVAATEAASALDDVDEALREHRFEDLAAATASVLPEADQRRLRSVVDDARTEHAKATGVLEQPEVAAALAGGPADVAGVTAELSVAERSARHTQEAVGDVRRALQSIERIADDLQAHDEHSAPLHRQLAVATSLSAAVTGSGDNVMRMRLTAYVLAARLETVTALANERLQVMSGGRYQLEHTDEKAGRGTKSGLGLRVRDAWTGTARETSTLSGGESFIASLALALGLGDAVLQAAGGRSLETLLVDEGFGSLDEDSLDQVLDVLDALRAGGRSIGIVSHVPELRARIPAQIRVHKTVRGSTLQVVAAGAA
- a CDS encoding aminotransferase class I/II-fold pyridoxal phosphate-dependent enzyme, with the translated sequence MRPIKQSKKLQHVRYDVRGPILVEAEKLEAQGHRILKLNIGNTAPFGFEAPDAVLRDMIHNLPQSQGYSDSRGIYSARTAVAHYYQSHGLTDTGVEDVFIGNGVSELISMVLQAFVDDGNEILIPAPDYPLWTGAVSLAGGTPVHYRCDESNGWNPDLADIESKITDHTHALVIINPNNPTGAVYSEETVRGLVDIARRHDLVLMVDEIYEKILFEDAVHHHAATFAGDDVLCLTFSGLSKAYRACGFRAGWLMISGPRHLAADYLEGLTLLANMRMCANVPGQHAIQTALGGYQSINELIGPGGRFYEQSMTAWRLLNEIPGVSCVKPRGALYCFPRLDPDVYPIDDDQQFVIELLRAEKILVTHGTGFNWFEPDHFRLVTLPDIEVLTEAIGRIASFLSAVRAGAPVASAPSA
- a CDS encoding histidine phosphatase family protein — encoded protein: MTMLHCPATVLLARHGEAAYEATTWSGEGGSLTRAGRGQAAALADRLHGARVAHVYCSTLARAVQTAEIAAAKLGVDVSTRVGLEEFSTGSFAGVERDTDPFAETFGRWLDGDLDVRVDGGETGAEVVARAGRVLDDIADAHPGETILVVSHGGILTLAVHNLLMFESGVRPRQFANCAYAETELRGDGWRLTGWSDPD
- a CDS encoding response regulator, which produces MSPDTKPIRVVVVDDQTVIRESVAAMLDLYDDLEVVGTAADGAQAVSTAIAQRAEVVLMDLNMPVMDGADATSALSERAPEVNVLILTTYGDDASIMRALDAGARGYLTKDAGRAEIAAAIRTVAGGQAVLDPKVQEQLVRAAMQRSAAPAPAAPAAAPAGLTPRESEVLTLIASGLTNREIARRLVVSEGTVKTHINNLFAKAGVRDRAAAVTFAFQHGLGPTDGS
- a CDS encoding histidine kinase; this encodes MRSRLRRELEGSDDGTFSLAWLDLFDERAQPFVTTVLLALAFLILHPLAGHLWLSYVLLAVCGLLAYARLVPARILGLLPHFAISLAFAVCGGLVFGAHGWAISMAILACGHVGVVWPPRVALGLTCVTVAVSLVSNFLGADEPWPWWGVLLIGLSVLPGIATQNRRRSLALSRQLVEQTRRTAESDARASALAERGRIAREIHDVLAHSLSGVSLQLELAGAQLEAGQWEQGRATVQTARGLVVEGLGEARRAVRALREGTIDLPTTLQRMVQQGEELDLGGELGSAGSTTAQEVVRIVQEALTNARRHAHGAGVRVRVAGEGEHVVLDVVNGPGEEISAGAGSGMGLVGIRERVELLGGSCSIGPVNDGEYAGGWSVAARLPMHQGSPDVT